One Vicia villosa cultivar HV-30 ecotype Madison, WI linkage group LG5, Vvil1.0, whole genome shotgun sequence genomic window, CTACTTCTAGTACTTATTAGCCGATGTTTATAAGTGGAGCACGAGGAACTAATGAATTACCACATAACTTGTTCTGCTTTTGATTTGTTGACACCAATATTTAGTAATTTTGAAGGGGTTTGTTGGTCGGATCAACTTGGAAGTTCCAATGCTATTTCATGAGTATGAGTACTAGACTACTAGTAGTTACTAGTTGCCTTCTTATAAGTTgatgtgaattttgaacaaatcAGGCTAGCTGCATTAAGCTGGAATGGTGAAGGTTCTTTCGTATTTACGTCAAGCAGTGCTCCATATGACCGCAATGATAACGGACCGTGTGATGAGGTGGGACATACATCCAGACTGTCATATTATTGTTTTTCTTGTGTTTTAAGAGATGATGATATTCCATATTTCCATTCTACATTGATATACACGCTTCTTTTCCAAAGATTAGCATGTTCGCAGATTGTTTTAATTGCTTAACTTGTACAATTGTATACTTCTACTCCTATGGATCTTGTTTTAGGATACTCCATCTGTGCCAATTGGGAGAAGCCCCAGGGTCGACACCCTTCTAAAAGCTGAAAATGTGGTACTGGAGTTTGGCGGGTGTGTTCTAAGATTGGCAGGCCTTTATATATCCTTTATAAGATTCAAATTATTAGAAatgcaaaaagaaaaataatcttAATCTGAGTGATTATTGCTTTTATGTCATGGTaatccttgactaatatcacaaAGCAGAAAGAGGTGCACACAACTATTACTTAGAAAAGGGCGTTGTTGACAGTCGTCCTGATCACATCTTGAATCTTATACATTACGAGGATGCAGCCTCCCTCTTAGTTGCAATCTTGAAGAAAAAATTTCGCAAACAGATTTTCTTGGGTTGTGATAATCATCCTTTGTCTAGGTTGGGCGCTCTCTCTAAGTTGTCAGAATATGTGTTCCTCCCTGAATTTCTAATGTTGATATACCATAAGAATCTtacatttttcaaaacttttgcaGGCAAGAAATGATGGATCTGGTTAATAGAAGTGGTAAATTCAGTAAAAAGTTTGATAAGTTTAGTGGTAAGTTCATGTTTGTTAGTAAAGCATACATCTCCAACTGATACTATCATTACTCCATTGGAAGTTGAGTTGATTTCTGTGATTATCATGTAGCAATCCAGGTAAACATGATAACCACAGAAGTACGTGTATGATTCTAAGACCATCTTACATTTTATGTTTGCTTTTGCAGTAACTGATGGCCCTCTAGGAAAGAAATTAAACAACACAAGAACTCGTCAGGAAGTCAGTTGGGAGCCTAAGTACCCTAGTTTTGCTGATTTTCTATCGAGGATGTGACAGATTCCTAACTGCATCTTTGCTGTTGGCTATAATAAATGGGGGAAAAAAGAACAGAGAGGTTTTAGAGAATGCTTGCTGCAGACAGAAAGTTTATACACGCCTAAAATctaaatatttgtatttttatgTTGACTCTACTACATCGAACCGTGTAGTCGTAATAAATTCTTTACATATAACAATTTTTGTGTTTCATTACAAGAACAGTTCAAGTTAAATGTTTACCTTAGGTCTCTTTAGTGAGTGTAGCTACATTGTTAATTCACCTTCATATATTTTATGGATGTAACTTAATGTATTCAACACACCTCAATAAATAGTTAACATGTTTGTGTTGTtgctttaaaattttaatatataatataaccaGGACAAGGGTCATCAACAACATGCGTTTGTAGTTCAACGGTCAGGATAATTGCCTTCCAAGCAATAGACCCGGGTTCGACTCCCGGCAAACGCATTATtattttgtcaattaatttttcaTGATACCCAACGTAGCTTTTGGTACTTTACCTCCCTGCATTGGCATAACATAGAAATATGCTTCAAGAAGGTATATGCTAAATTGAATGTTTCAtactataaaaaattatatttcataatACTTGTAAATATTTCATACATATGCTAATTTAATATTTGTAACATAGGAGGTACAGCACTAAGAACCAAATAAAAACTACCCTCATCTTGTTTGTACCCTTAAATAAAATGTATCCATATGTAAGCACCTTTCTTGATCACAAATTCAAAACAGGACACATTTTTCTTCCCTCACCCTGTGTGTTGATACAAGCACTTGAAACATCTTCAGAAAAAATATCAATCAAGCAAGTCAGGCTGAACAGTTTGGCAGAAGGCATGTTCTGAATCCAAATGCTTAGGGACCAAATTAGGCCGAAGATAAACTTGTAACAAGGTAGCGTCATAATCCACCCAGAGGCGACTCTTGTTTATGGTCATCCACCAACCAGAAACCATAGTCACGAAATCGCTTTATCTTTTTCTCAAAACCAACTATATAATTGTTGTGAATTATGACATGCTTTCCTTTAGTTTCCTTGACCCATGTTTTGTTCTTGAAATATAAACCGCCTGTAGGAAATGCTTCTTGAGGAAGCAGGTACAAATCGGCCTGCaatgaggaaaatcatgatgtcTTTAGGACAATTGAAGCAGAACATTTGCGAACAGAAGTGAACTAGAAGGAAGTGAGAAAACTGCAACATACCTCTTTAGCATTCTTCATTAAAGCCCAGTTAAAAGCAGGTTGATCATTAGATTTCTTGGTTCTAGACCATGGCTCCATCTGAAGTTCCTCTAACCACTTTTTCAAAATTAGCTTTGCTCCATCTGTAGGCCGGAGGAAAATCATGCAACTACATATATAAGGCCGTCCCTTTTTTCCCGGTGGTGGTAAATCGTGAGAATGGTTCAATGGCTTGATCTGCACTCACgaagaaatagaaagaaaaagaaggcAACTATATAAGAACAAAAACAGAATCACACTAGAAATGCAATACATATTCagacaaagaaaataaaaagaattggAGCCTGCTTTACTATAACTTGTGGATGTACCTTCGGGTACATTAGCATTGTCTGTGAGTAGATTGAAATGTAATCTTCCTTGGTATCATGTGAAGTGAAtacatttataataattttttttcatgattGAAAAGAAAATCTAAAAGGATCATGAGAACAAGGAGAACACTAATATCGTTGAACTTCTAAATGTTCACTAAGTACTGTCATGAATTTCAGGATGTTTCCTCTGCATAGTTGTTTCACAGATTCACAAAATGGAGTTTAAGCAAAGGTACAAACTATggataatatttttttgaattaaaactaTTGCCACAACAAGCATCAGCTACCTATCTATTTGCTAGTTATAAGTAACAAAGTTGACGGATAGGAGGATAAAGCAACTAAGCAAGATCAATCATCCTCCCAATTCTTATGTTCATTTTTTTTACCCAAAAAAATTGTAAGATGATAAAACAGATATACTGCATCatgttattaaattattttagctGGAACACAAATCCCAGTATTAATATTTTGCAAAGGTTTTCAATTTGAGAGAAATGTAAGAATCGCAATATATGACGGACAAATAGAGCAAGTTTTGGGAAGGGCTTAGACTATTTAGTGAAACCTACATAAAATTTATCCAATAATAATGCGTGAAAAATGTGTAGCTAGCATTTCACTTCAAACTGATAGAGCCAATACGAATTCATTAGATACTTGATACTTTATTAGAAGGAATAAGGAAAGTCTCCCCTGAAATAGCTACAAATTACAGACTTACACAATTTTGAAACAGTATTGACAAATTTCCGCCACGGCAGCACATTTTGTGGCATGGTGGATTTTGTGCCAACCGCAACACCATGTTCTATGGCGGACTTTTGGCTGGCAGCCATATTCTTCCATGACCATCTACCATTGATAATACTGCTTTGAAGGTTTTCTCCTTCTATTATTTATATAGATTTTAATATCCTATCTTTTCTAATCGCATCGGCAACTAAGAAACTAACTGCAACTAACTAACCAACTACTAATATGGTTATCAAACAGAATTATATATATTACACACACACTGAAAGCATGGGTGTAGACAACAAGTTTCTAGGATCGACGGAGCTTGAAGTTATAATATAATAACTAAAATGGTGCAGAAAAAGAAACTACATGAGAGTACTTACCGCAGTCATATCATCTGTAAAGTACACATCGTGACTCCCTTGCAGATAAGGAAATGGATCAGCTAACCAAACCATGTCGACGTCATTATACATTACGCTGTATCCAAGCTCCAAAATCTTCAGCAGATGGCTCGGCCTCCTGGCTGTAAAGTTGAAGAAACCCTACACAG contains:
- the LOC131603022 gene encoding uncharacterized protein LOC131603022 codes for the protein MATTTNVVLNPPNLGFLTPRPLHLTLPNLKTRVKLQSLSMSRPTHLKVSQNSLTPTQESRSSSLQDDLLIVGPGVLGRLVAHKWQQEIPGCQVYGQTMTVDHHNELIQMGINPSLKWTEATQKFPNVLYCAPPSRTTDYADNVRLAALSWNGEGSFVFTSSSAPYDRNDNGPCDEDTPSVPIGRSPRVDTLLKAENVVLEFGGCVLRLAGLYKAERGAHNYYLEKGVVDSRPDHILNLIHYEDAASLLVAILKKKFRKQIFLGCDNHPLSRQEMMDLVNRSGKFSKKFDKFSVTDGPLGKKLNNTRTRQEVSWEPKYPSFADFLSRM
- the LOC131603021 gene encoding UDP-D-xylose:L-fucose alpha-1,3-D-xylosyltransferase MGP4-like, producing MSSGFLHQRTLHNPFSTQFYTSPSSSTNTKKPLSILSPTVLLPLLSLIVVLGVFSPWLGVPQNLFFTSNPEISKWGHYTLDQALTFVARNGTVIVCIVSQPYLPFLNNWLISVAMQKRQDMVLVIAEDYHSLYKVNELWPGHAVLIPPVLDVEASHKFGSMGFFNFTARRPSHLLKILELGYSVMYNDVDMVWLADPFPYLQGSHDVYFTDDMTAIKPLNHSHDLPPPGKKGRPYICSCMIFLRPTDGAKLILKKWLEELQMEPWSRTKKSNDQPAFNWALMKNAKEADLYLLPQEAFPTGGLYFKNKTWVKETKGKHVIIHNNYIVGFEKKIKRFRDYGFWLVDDHKQESPLGGL